GTGTGGTTCTTAATCTAGTTATTAGATATTCTTCTATCGTTTATAACATATATATACACGTCTTTCTGCTGACACTTGCATTGCTTGTTAATTTGTAGTGCACTCAATAACGAAAGAAACGATAATAAATTTATcaacattttgaaaatgttgGCAACAGTTTTTTCATTGTGAGTACAATTGGTAGGTGGTTACACAGATTAcagatttattttataaatgaaCATTGCGAATTTAAAGAATTAAGTTGAGTCAACGGCGCACGTTTTTTCCACCTGGTCTTTAAAATGTCATCTGGCGGGGAGAAAAAGAAGCGATGCAATCCCCACGGACATAGAGCGGTCAGGCTATACAGCCCAGAATATACCCGGGGTACCAATTTATAAGCCACACAAAATGGTATACGGTGCTGCGTACTCTGTGTcccaatttttttctgtttgttccaggataaagctagctagctagatatattTCTTTATCCAAGCTGTGTGTTTAAACGATTTTATaccctttttatttttctcGTGGCTAGTTTACTTTTCTCTTTACATGTTAAAGTTTCTAATTCCCTTCTCAATCATCTCCAATCAAGTCACTTTTGAATGGATGATAAGCATCAGCCTCCTAGAGCCTAGCTAGAAGCTTACTAAATAGTTAgcgaactagctagctagctatatatgaaTTAAGCGTGacatttttgtttacttttcagcagTAAGCTCTGTGGCACTAGCATTTGCGTGGTGGAAGGAAAAAGATGCTAGAATTTGGTGAAAAGAGGTCTTTTCCCTGTTGCCTGTGGATTACTTTCCCCTGAAAACCTAAATAAACAGAATTCATATATACACCAACACAGACAACAAAAGCAAAGACTCTTTACAGTTTTAGCTAGTTGTATTTTGCTAGCTATAGACAACTGTTTTGTAGGAACGTTTTGTACAGATGCATTCTTCATGTCAAGGATGTACCACTTTTGGTTGAGGGAGAACACAGACCTTTCATGGTTGAAATTTACAAAAGAAACCCATCCTAATGTCAGGTTTAATGTtagaaaacaaagtttttatgaaaaataaccCCTATTTATATTCATCATAttgttaaaacatttaaaacttttattttgttataaaattgtcaaaaatcttTGCATCAATTTGTTATAAAGTTGTCAAAAAACTTAAATCTTTCCTGATTTGCCATTATATCTACCTTGTCTTTTATGTGACACCTCACCATTAATTTCTTGTAATAGATAAAAAGCTTATCATTAAAAATCATGATATCGCATAGTTCTCAAAAAATTACGATAATCCATATGATTACTTTGTTACTGCATGTCACATTTAAGTTTAGTAagtctttaaaagatttttttttaaaaatatatacccaTCTGATGATTTAGaagtatataattatatatatttcaccaaaaacttaaatttgttaatttataAATGTGTTGGGACGAAATAAACTGCTTTTGCATGTCTATATGAAAAAGCACTCACAACATAAATTGCGCGCCCCAAGTTTTGATAACTTTGTTTGCACGAACATTCacgaaatataaaaattctGTACACCGCACAGGGGTTGGTGTTTTAACATGCAGAACAAGCTTAGTACAAGTTCCAGCAATGATCACGGCCAGGAATTTCAATCCATAAATTGTAGGTCAAGTCATTAAATAAACTTTGTGATTACTTGTGGAACAAACAATATTTATGAGTAAATTAAATTATAGACAGTTGAACTTATAAAGACAGCGCTAACTATTAAACATGAAAATCATTACCTAAAATAattaatatcaatttttttttaatattttgcttattttatttattttaattatatctGCAAGACAATTGTACAAGTGCTTCAAGTAACATTTTGAAACATAAGATGTTACTTTCAATATATATTCCAGCGGTTAAACTTTCCTAAGAAGCGTAATGATCACGAACCCAAAAATAAGAATCATTTTTGTTCTATTGTGAAGTAATTAACCAGCAAAAGCCTATCCAATCCAGTATTACATAGACTAAGATATCATCAACACAACACCTTTAAAGTTGGTAACCACGAATTACAGCTGATACCTACCCATGCAATCCTTCACTGGTGCAGAGGTCAGCTAGCCAAACTTTTTGTAGAACTAGGGGGGCAGTTAATGGCTCAGCTATtatatcatttttcaaaactgggTAAAAGTCTTTGCATTTCCAAGAGCGATCACCCACCTCTTATTAATGGGCCTGCATTTGCAGGTTATTTGTGACAGTTTGTGGAGTAAAGTACCTTGTCTGGTGCCTAATAAACCAAGTATTTATTATGTGTTTACTATATACAgactttttagaaaaaaagtaaaaagcttTGAAAACTGTTATGCAGGAACCAGACACACCAGTATGACCTATGTAAAACATCTTGTCAGCAAAAAGAAAAAGCGATATATTGAAGATGGATTTGATTTGGATTTAGCTTGTATCTTTTCAATGTTTACAGTTAATTATTAGTTATTCTTAGAAAACATTTCTCTTTTGCGTATTTTTCGAAATGTTATGAAAGAAGTCAGTGGAGGTTGATGTCATTTGTTGCAAGCATAAATGCCTGTAACAGGTGAAAAAATATGTCAACTATTTGCATATGATGGCGAAAATGTAGCACACCTGAAAGAGGTTTTCACTGTATCGTATTTTTCAGCTTACTTTTAAATATGTCTTGATATGTTTGGATTACTTTCTACCAAACTCATAGCATAGTAAACAAAAAGTATGCAAAATAGTGGCATCAAAATCTTGATTTTTTATTACCTCTAAacccaaatataaaaactacttcctttttgataaaattatatataaacaaatataactttttgaatttttactgCTGCTAAGCATGGGATCTCCCAATTTTGCTTTTGTAAAAGTTGTAAATCAAAGCCTGTGGTCTTAAATCCTTTGTTATACACAAAGCAATGATCCAGAAAATTTATAAGAAAAGCAGCAGATATATTTACATTAGATCAAACAAAATTGCTTTTAAGATTCAATTTTCATAAATAACTGCTAGGAAAATGTTCAGGTTATATAATCTTTGTGGATGTTGTAAATTTCACTACTATATATCAGAAATTATTAAGTAGAAGGGAAATGCCAATTGTCTACACTTTAATGGGTAACCATAAGATAGACAAAATGGTATCAACACCAATTGCTCTATTTGAATTTTGTGTCACTAGGTGTGCAAAACAGATACTGTATGTATTCACTTTATTTCCTCTTCTTTATTTTTCCTTGACTTTGTGTTAGATATTAAACCCAATATTGTGGCGATGGGGTTTCCATCTGAAAACTTAGAAGGTGTTTATAGAAATAATTTTGATGATGTTGTTAGGTAAGTATTCTTAGTTTGTTTTACGTTATTTATGTTtccttatttttaatataaggCGATTCCAATGTAATTGGTTTTTGTACGGGCGAAGTTGATAGTAACTTATGGTCggtctgcaaaataaaaataattttattgagaatgtatggtcggaacaacaacaaaaataataaaaaataacaacggaggagggtgttacaacaatattttttttctatgtatATTTGCATAATATTTTCGCATGTATTTtcgaataataataatttgtgtcACTAAAAATATGTAATTAGTTCTCAAGgtgaaagaataaaaatacttgcatgatcaaaaacttgtttttaaaagttatacagcaagaatttttcttgtgctgtttcgaAACTTTTACAAcaagttattcttctcctacttaaaataataaaacaaacgattttagtgttcttttaatgttttttgtgcaGTTTTAaaggaaaatctaaatttaagtgcaaattctttttcggactatggttgtctagttgagaatatttaaagtcttttgcagcgttaaaatcatttttttaaattcataatgGAGGAGGAGTTACGACAAGCGtattctatcttgttttaattatttttcctaaatggtattGACCAAACTTGCTGTATTACAGCTTAGCTagtgtaattttaaacatatattaatCATTACgatggagggtgttacgacaataatctgtcttgtttttcacttgtattataactattttagcgaaagtagctaatttttgttataaatcacataaaaatttaaacttctgtttaaccacgtaactatttttgtaattacaaaattagcgcatcgcgcattttagttttatcgcaacaaattaccatgaacaaagaatcaacttccAATGGTGGTCCTAAAGTAATTTTATTGATTCACCTTGTTTAGTATAATTGTAGATGGACATTCAACCAACAAAGATAACATCATTAATATcttctatgctcattatattttcacgagatgggatgcgaaaatgtttgtttttttcatgtttttttctttaaaaattttctgcTTGATATTATTAATTTCTTGTTTTCGGGAAAATTAGGGTCGGTCGGGTTTGTAGAACAACGAATTAAATTGGAGTTGACTAAATGCAGTTTATAAGAACATTAAGACTGcgattttgtaaaaatacatCCTAAATTTCTTCATATAGTTTAATAAGAAAACAATCCGAGTGTGAAATTACTTAGAAACGATTACTTTAAAAAGTTTACATTTACAAAAGTGTACATTATCTGCATCCATTTTTTCCACTCTTATAAATATACTTCATTACTAAAATGTGACCATTCctcttttactttttaaaatttctaattttCCCCATTTTTCAGAAGAACACAACTAAGAACATTTCAGGGTATATGTATAATAAACAAGCACATGGCTAAAATTTAGACATTCTTGTACCAAAATATATTAACAGGTTTAGGTAGTTTGTGCTCCAACACACAGTGGCTTTGCTCACATGTTAAgcgaaatacttttttttatcaatgtcATGATTTAGAATGATTGTTGGGGTTGGTAAGAACCAGAATCAAAGATAACAAATTTAAATCCCTTTTGATTTGAATTTAACCCTAACCAACTGGTGAATATTTAGGTTAAATTTGTGCTTATTTTTCCTATGAGTGTATAGCTTGTTCACTGAACTTGTTTGTGTGAAAGGTTAAGGTAACCTCAGCACTAATGTAATGGAAATATGTAAATTCTCTGTAGCACTATAGGACCGTCAATTGAAATCAGCTGGGTGTAAGATACTACTTTAAATGGTATTATACTAAAAGTCAATAAATCGTGCAATAAATTCCAAAGGTTACAAAGCTGAATGATCGATCAATACAATCAGTTTCTCACTTTAACTTTGACAGGGAACAACTCTTagaatattattaatttttataatttaggtTTCTTGAAATAAAGCACAAGGATAAATACAAAGTTTACAACCTGTAAGTAACAAACgtcatttttaaaagcatttaaatAATTTCGTGACTTGTCATGTCATTCACTTTTTCTTGCAGATGTTCTGAAAGAAGTTACGATCCTGGAAAATTTGCCAATAGAGGTTGGTTTTGCTATTTAAGgatttgtttattatttgttatCTCAAACATTTTTACAAGGACTCCAAAAAATTAGGCTTAACAGTAATTTTGACAAGCTCTATAGTGTTAAAAGAATAGGTGGTTGTGTCGGTAGTTGCTAATTTTTATTGCTTGGTACGTAGTTCCTTAATTCTTAACTTAACTAACATATTAATATGTACAAATAGTTAAATATTAAAGATATATTTATGTAATGTGATTTTACTTTGTTTAGAGACCTTACTAggaaaaaagtattttcaaaagaaacttttgccattttcaaaaatttacaaaattttagtCCTGCAAAAAGTATGGTCAATCGTGAAGCTGAAAAGTTTTATTTGGCAAAATTTGACAATTAGAAATTGTCTTAAGTATTTTGCTACTATAAGAcgaaatgtataaaaattagcCAGCAATAGATGAAATAGATGTAAAGGTGTATTGCAGAAGTTCTTCTGCAAGCACTTTCTTCCGTTAAAGACATATCAGATCAATAAAGTTTATTTCATGCTAACAACTCTTACAAAAAcatgataaaatataaaataaatataaaacataaGTCTTTTCTTCTGTATTTATTTCTCTCCTCATGGaactaattttattttagtttctgTATTTCCTTTTGATGACCACAATGCACCACCATTCGAATTGATGGAACCCTGTTGTCAAGATTTGGATGAGTGGTTATCTAAAGATGACAAAAATGTGGCAATTGTGCATTGTAAAGCTGGAAAGGTATTTTCAATATCCTACAGTGACCACTGACTCTTGTTGCTTATTCACGTCTGTGGCCAGCATTTGTGTTTACAAAACTTGATTCATGTCTACAAAAACTGCTgacatgatttttatttatgctAGAAATAACTTAAATTTACAAAAGCTTTGCTCCCATTTTCTCTCTAAATTTAACTGGGAGCGtacaatgcaaaaaaatttatcaattcTAAGGTGAAACACAAGTTTCCGACTTAAAGCAGACTGATGACTtttgacgtcagcaatttttGCCAACACGGAATAAATTAAATTAGATagtattgttttaatttgtatATGTGTTTTGCCTGTTTTACGCAGTATTatttatgtttacatttttctaaaaaatgcgCAAGTGTCACCATGCCCTCTGTAAAATGCACAGTGTGACTATGCCCTGTTTCTATTTGTTTGTATTGTTTTAGGGACGTACTGGTGTAATGATATGTGCATACTTGTTGTATAGAGGATTTTTTGATACTGCAGACGATGCGATGAATTATTATGCAGATGCTAGGACAAGCAATAGGAAGGTATGTTTTTAATTGtccttgttgttgttattgttgttgttgtcgttgttgttttcATTGTCATGTCTGTAAAATAGCAAGGCTACACCTTGCTTTtaattgcttgtttgtttgtttgtttgttttttatttatttaagctGCACCTTTAGTCCCATTGCTGATTTGCGTTGTTTTAAATCTTACCTTTCGCACTACTGCTCATCTAAATTTGCATCATGTTTCTTAGATTCCAacctgttttaattttttttttttggtttatagGGAGTAACAATACCAAGTCAAAGAAGATATATTACTTATTTTGGTTACTATGCAAAGTATAGAtgcttttatttatgttttcattgttgtgtACTAACTGTTatcgcctttttttaaaaaatatatgaataatatttgtttttttagcaacaggctcaCCTACGAACCAAAAACTGTTTTATTAAACTCTATAACCTTTGTTGGAATTCCTACCTTTCAATCACAGACATGCTGTAAGTTGAAGTTTTTGTAAAGTTTAAAGAAAGCTTGAAATTTACTATCTATACGTAACTGAATATACACTTTTTCTTATATAAGAATGATTTTACAAGAATATCAGCATGAGatttaaggttaaaaaaattggcctattgtttagaacaatagagacATCAGAATAATATCTACTCTAGTGTGTGTGTATCGTACCTACTCTAGGACTATCAAATTTATCGAATGAGTATTGGTTTTGAAAAGGGGGGAAGCGCTCATTCTAGGGTCTCTTCCATTGAATGTATTTTCTTATCAAAAAGCAAGGCACTCTATCTAGCAGGGGTGGTTAGTTGAGCAAATACAGTAACTTTATGCTAATTTAACTGCTGTATGTGAAAATGTTTGCTAACTATTTGCTATTGTAAATAAGTGAAGATGAGTtgagtttttatttatattgttttgtttatattttagctcCTTCTTTTCTTGTTTATCAAACGAAAGTAGTTTTATATAAATCTAAAAGTTATGAGGTAGGTCATAAGTCGGCATTTCTGACATTtctgagaaaaaaaaatgaggGGATTGTTTGGAAAGGTTTATAGTTGTAACGTTTATTGACTCGCAACTCAGTGTAAATCCTGTAAAACCCTGGAAATTagttcaaagaaaattttaacaAGTTAAGggtactatttttaaaaattttactccGCTTAAGAAAAATTGAGAAGTTATGTTGAGATATATAGTTAATAACAATGAAATACGAAATTGAAAGATGGGGATAATATTTACTGCATGTTACTTTtaagatttttgtttttctggtATAAGAATTATACTTTTTTGGTTCTGCCTGAATTACTCTTTACTTCAAATGAAATTTCCATTTACTGCTATTAAAATTACTTCACAAGCACCACAACCGTTTAGATTATCCATTTCCCTTCATCTGAGGATAGATAGACTCTTCCTAGGGaagcttatttttattttgtgaacaTAGCGCAGGATGCTTTTCTATAAACATACAACGTTTTTTAAATAGCATTTTTGGTATGTTATGGTACAGTTAGTATGATGGTATGTTTGATATGATTTTTGTCACTAAACAGGTTAAAAAAAACGAAGAAGAATTCAAAATGGAACTGTCTAAACCAATTCCCATCTGTGGCGATATAAAGATTGATTTTTTCCACAAAGACAGGTTTAAGAAGGTAATATCATAAGTGTGGCGTGAAATAAAGTGTTTGTGTGCGATAgttttatttgtaaacatttcaaaatgacGGTAAAAGATAGAGGAGAGAAAGGCTGATCAGTCTTCCTTGTTTACTTTTCCTAAAAATGCAatgcaaaataataaatatattgaTGACCTCATGACTGTTAAGACATAGTTGAAAACCACCATAGTAGGCCCTTTAAAATGAAGAATGAtaaaaattctgatttaatGAAAACATAATTCAAGCACTTCTGCTTGGTTTTGCCACCTTTTGAATTCGTTTCTTTCGATTTTCCAAATTCTAATCCGACATATATACCAGAGTTATCGGGATTCTGCCAGTACCAAATTCATGTATGAAGTAAGAAAATGGGAAGATAtgttataaaacatttttatcagtAACAGAGAATCGACAAAAAATACCAAAATATTGGCTAGACTGTTCCCAAATGGCATTTAGAAAGGCAATGGTTGAAGGCGTACCGTGTGTACGCATCCTCTACTGAGAATGGGCTACCCACGATCAGATCTCTGATCACGACAACTGATTATAATCTTTGTAATAAAATTGAAGGCGAGTTACTTTCTTCATCGCCAATATCCTCTTCAATTTTAGATCGTACAAGTCTATTAGTCCAAGAAAACCCTGGAAACTCTAAAAACTCTGAATTTAAACAAGTGGCCTTTAGAATACTGATATTTAGataaaatttgattaaaaaaaaaacagtaaatttTGCCGGCAAAAAACACCATATTTTTATGTTATGGTGGAAATTTCGCTACAGtcatttatgttaaaaaattttaagagtAAAGACCCTGAAAATCTAAGAAAAACCCTGAATAATATTACCAATATACAATTACCAAATACTAAGTAAATGACTTTGAATGACCCCGAAATTGATGtaataaattcaaaattatttttcagatcttcatatgtttataaaaaaatgtatgtctttttgtttttaggagaGAATGTGCGTGTTTTGGTTTAACACGttctttttaaaacatggtGTAACTCTCGATCACCCAGAAGGTGGTGGGATAATCGAGAAAAGTAAGGGAACAGATGAGGTGCGATATTATGAATTACACAAAAAAGAACTGGATAAAGCGAATAAAGACAAGAAACATAAATTCTTTCCGGAGAATTTCAAGGTAACAATTTAGTACCCAGTTCTCTTAGTTTTGTGTGTAGATAGACTTCAATAGATGCATTTGGGGTAGGCTTTTTCACGTTGATATAGCTCACTAAAaaatcgaatttttttttaaagtttatttagtAGTACAAAATAAGAGCAAAATGTTATCAATTTCCAATCTCTGAACAGCTTCCAATTCCCGAACAGCCTTCAATCCCCTAACCGCTTCTGATTCCCGAAAAGCCCCCGATCTCCGGACAGCTTTCAGTCTCCGAACTGCCTTCAATACCCGCAGCTTTATAGGGATAaaggttaaaataatttttaaaaaatttgttattgaAGAATTTTTTGTCAGCATTACAGCACTTTTACTTATTTTCTTTTGCATTTTACATATTCATTCAgccttttattaattttttttcgttttttatacgtttattcatttatttatttatctattcattcattcatccattcagctATTCCTTTTTGTTGTACAGATCCGACTGGATATCACTATACCTGCGGAAGACCACATTTTGTCGAGAACTATGGAGAGCACAGACGCTCCTCCTCAAATCCAAAACACACCTCCTCACATCCAAAACACACCTTTCAACAACGTTGAggacaaaaaaacacaaaaaactctGTCCTTGCATCGCAATGTGATTTCCGAAATTAACAACCGGTTAAGCCCGGAAAGTGCAGGTAATGCATTTAATGCACCTCCATCGCCGAATACAAAGCGATTAACACAGTCGATAAGCTCACCCTTGAGTCCAACATCACCATTGGAAACGTGTGATAAAACGTTAAGTCGGTCTTTGGAAGTCTTAACTCTTGAGGAGGAACAATTGagcgatgatgatgatgatgaatcaTTTCCCACAACACGTGTATAATGAAGTCTTTTATAATTGGTTGGTGATCACGTGGGCTAATGCTTGTGTGCTGAAAGCTGCATGATCGATTGCATAAttctaaatgaaaacattttaactcCATTATACAGGTTTTTTATAGCACCGCGTCAATCTGTCTTTACGTAATAATAACACGAAAAGCAAGTcggatatatttatttttaaggttttatAGATTTCATGGTGCTTTAAAATGTGGTTGCTACAAGTGCCTTTAACTTTTTcatgtttgaattttttttactttttatatagCTGAATTTTTGACACGCTGAGGTTTATCGTCGCATGATTCATGCGTCACGCTCACTTTCACGCGACGTTTGAATTCAAATGCGtttcgaatttaagaaaaatagtAAGTACTTTATAAACAGGAACTTGCTAATACGTTTTTACCCTCCAGTGTTAACAATATATTGATTTGTCatgagaatttattaaaaacaggATTTAATCCTGCTACAGATAATAAttggtattttattttcaatttcttttttctacTGTATTGTATTTatgtaaaagtttgaaaaatcaccaaatattttaattcttttttagtcACTCTATGATTGATGCCTGTTTCTAATTTACTGCCCCCTCAAATAGGGACCAGTCCTTATACATTGATTATTTCACGCGTTCGGTCCTCAGATTAACACCCGTGATACGTACCCCGGGCATCGTTATTTCGTGCATCCTTAGCACGAAGTCGCGATTcggctaccatttttaaataaataaataaaagagaaTAGAAATATTCTAATTAGTTATTGAGACTGCTATCCATTTAAGAGTTTATGAAGGCACCCAGCGTTTAAAcatccccagggctcttttagAAGAGCGCTGGTGACCAGGTTGCTTAATACGGACAGCAACAGCAAAGCTCATGAGCATGCGtacttaaaatgtttacatcacgtgactgggaaatttttctttctgttcCGTTCCGGGAAAAGTACAATGGAGTTCAACTTTTTCCTCTGTGGTGTGTGCGGTTTATTTCGTGAGAGTTgtgcaacctcgttcctagggcTTTTGTTTTAATATGCCCTGGTAACGAGGTTAAAAATTACGGAAAATGTGTATACTTTCTGGAGATAACgaagaaaattttttgttccGTTTTTGGGAGAATTTTCTGAAAGTGGAAAACAGCCTATACACGCATGacagaaatgtaaaataaaacagACGATTATTAGTCATTATTATTCACCAAGAACGATAATATCAATGACGTCATTCTACTCGTGACAATATAAATAATTTGATTGCAATTGaaattgtttgtttctttttcgtTACAAGTTAATGTGTCCGTTTGATGCTACCTTAACAACCGATATCCTGGTTGCAAACAAAAATAgtcttttaattaaaataactttGCTTTCTTTCAGTTCTGTCCCCAGGCTTCTTTGTGTTTGTTACTTGGGAATACTCCCAACAAAATGTAAGAATGTTTCCTCGTTTTCACAGTTTCTTAATCGCCAAGCTAATATTACGGGGTGACCTGTTCTCATTAAAtaacaacttcgtccccagcGCTTGTTagactttttatatttagacgATCCTAATTCTTCAAGAAAGGCTTGGCCAGCGAAagtttgtgtgtttttttgtttttgtttttttgggggggggtaTCTTTTCATTTTAGTTTAGCCATATGTTAAAATCATGTGAATTTTGTGTTCAAGTATTGTTCTCTGATGGGACCAACCTCGTTGTGAGGAGGCTGCATAAAAACAAGTCTCTGGAAACGACGATGTAATGGAACAGGTGTGTCAGCTTAGCAACATCATTTCCTAGGGTTTTTCTACGCCAACAATGTTTTGACGTGACGTATATTATACGCGTAGAAGAGGCCTGGTGGTGGCGGAGTGGCCAACTTAGGTCACATTGAAGAAATGTTTAAGTATTTTACCTAGTGAGCCGCCACAGCCTAGTTCTGAGTATTATTTTTACTAAAGTAAAAGAATTCCAAAGCTATTTGAAGTTTTCCCCATCaatgaaaagtttaaaaatagaaCTGGACACAGTTATTTTATGATTACAATCAGTACTCATTAGAATTTCCGACAGGATTTAAAATTAAGTATTTCTTATTATGAAGACTCTATATTGGTTTTGATGTTTATCAAAGTCAACTGTATCTGTATTTAGTTCGTTACATTGCACTGGTAAGTTCGTTTTTTCTGTTTTGCATTTGCGTGAGCATGCTGTGCTATGGTAAGAGTTTATTTTTCCCATCCAAAGGTATATGATAATTCAAAGATGCTAAAAAAAGATAATTATATTATTATCATTAGCATTATTAACCTAGGATAGCCTCTTTATTTCCTAATGGTTCTGTTATCTATGAGAGTTCTGGGaaggggtcctagtgcatttaaagctcccattggAGCTACGAAAATCAGGccagcacagcaatcgctcaactagacaaccgcctatgATATCAATTTCATCCTCATGCTAGGTTAAGCAGATCGATTCACACCGGCATGACTTGGCATGGGATTAAAACCCAAGACTTTCCGCACTGGAGGTAAATAATTTgccaaaaattaaaagtaaccacaaagtgttttttattatttattccaaCGTAGAGTACATGTGTTATGAATCATTAGAGTCTAACACACCAGAGACTTGGAAGGCAACCAAAGATTTTGGAGGAAGTCATCTGTAGTAATAAGTTAACACATATGAATTAAATTTTTGTCTTCGTTATACATTATTTCTTTCAATACCTTCCTTGCCCTTGGAGACTTCAAAAGGTTAGCACCGCAATATATAAGTTTTAGAAATG
This DNA window, taken from Hydractinia symbiolongicarpus strain clone_291-10 chromosome 15, HSymV2.1, whole genome shotgun sequence, encodes the following:
- the LOC130628733 gene encoding phosphatidylinositol 3,4,5-trisphosphate 3-phosphatase and dual-specificity protein phosphatase PTEN-like isoform X1 is translated as MTYVKHLVSKKKKRYIEDGFDLDLAYIKPNIVAMGFPSENLEGVYRNNFDDVVRFLEIKHKDKYKVYNLCSERSYDPGKFANRVSVFPFDDHNAPPFELMEPCCQDLDEWLSKDDKNVAIVHCKAGKGRTGVMICAYLLYRGFFDTADDAMNYYADARTSNRKGVTIPSQRRYITYFGYYANNRLTYEPKTVLLNSITFVGIPTFQSQTCSPSFLVYQTKVVLYKSKSYEVKKNEEEFKMELSKPIPICGDIKIDFFHKDRFKKERMCVFWFNTFFLKHGVTLDHPEGGGIIEKSKGTDEVRYYELHKKELDKANKDKKHKFFPENFKIRLDITIPAEDHILSRTMESTDAPPQIQNTPPHIQNTPFNNVEDKKTQKTLSLHRNVISEINNRLSPESAGNAFNAPPSPNTKRLTQSISSPLSPTSPLETCDKTLSRSLEVLTLEEEQLSDDDDDESFPTTRV
- the LOC130628733 gene encoding phosphatidylinositol 3,4,5-trisphosphate 3-phosphatase and dual-specificity protein phosphatase PTEN-like isoform X2, which codes for MTYVKHLVSKKKKRYIEDGFDLDLAYIKPNIVAMGFPSENLEGVYRNNFDDVVRFLEIKHKDKYKVYNLCSERSYDPGKFANRVSVFPFDDHNAPPFELMEPCCQDLDEWLSKDDKNVAIVHCKAGKGRTGVMICAYLLYRGFFDTADDAMNYYADARTSNRKGVTIPSQRRYITYFGYYANNRLTYEPKTVLLNSITFVGIPTFQSQTCSPSFLVYQTKVVLYKSKSYEERMCVFWFNTFFLKHGVTLDHPEGGGIIEKSKGTDEVRYYELHKKELDKANKDKKHKFFPENFKIRLDITIPAEDHILSRTMESTDAPPQIQNTPPHIQNTPFNNVEDKKTQKTLSLHRNVISEINNRLSPESAGNAFNAPPSPNTKRLTQSISSPLSPTSPLETCDKTLSRSLEVLTLEEEQLSDDDDDESFPTTRV